From a single Pleurodeles waltl isolate 20211129_DDA chromosome 10, aPleWal1.hap1.20221129, whole genome shotgun sequence genomic region:
- the LOC138261684 gene encoding uncharacterized protein, producing MSENTCVDELPDGAKKNCELFSVWGITEENACVAKMPDVVLRNNSRCIYVENVCFGSNDDRKVWIPLSAYREMQEKCRKLEHENRNLREQISQDTIIQNNAESYKNEESFLSHSSNEGVKTAPSCTEFLCEPGFLAAKMHSLTDNTEERDQNVIYELPLQNAQVKRKILEQDTPSFISLFDFWKKNSPHLREILTLLYMVTVKNYMQLRACDLANEIMQTSGFCAVQEGKTDVHLNHEQGKKIVPLARIIQWIWYLQDRARVPQIKELPMKLCAPFEFVSTEDKKHVCFTNDSLTEMLLSGTVEGTELYNVCQILKQELREMCHFYADFWFFDNVLAPNWFNYLADVNEKNAEREVFTQNSSLVGMAMWVHQKCEKATYRSYHVSPLSLSVLRGPPSGVCVWGRGRDRIPNLNLAE from the exons atgtctgagaatacatgtgttgatgaactgcctgatggtgctaagaaaaactgtgaattgttttctgtttggggaattacagaagaaaatgcatgtgtagctaaaatgcctgatgttgttttgagaaataattcccgttgtatatatgtagaaaacgtgtgttttggaagtaatgatgacagaaaggtctggatacctttatctgcttacagagaaatgcaggagaaatgtaggaagttggaacatgaaaataggaatttacgtgagcaaattagccaggatacgataattcaaaataatgctgaaagttataaaaatgaagaatctttcttgtcccattccagtaatgagggggttaagacagctccgagctgcactgagtttctgtgtgagccagggtttttggcagccaaaatgcattccttaactgataacacggaggagagagaccagaatgtgatttacgagttaccgttgcaaaatgcacaagtaaaacgaaagattttagagcaagacaccccgagtttcattagcttgtttgatttttggaaaaagaatagccctcatttgagagaaatcctaacacttttgtatatggtcactgtgaaaaattatatgcagctgcgcgcttgtgatttggcaaatgaaataatgcagacttcaggtttctgcgcagtgcaagaaggaaaaactgatgtacatttaaatcatgagcaaggaaagaaaatagtgcccctagctagaatcatacaatggatctggtacttgcaagacagggctagagtaccacagataaaagaattaccaatgaaattgtgtgcaccatttgaattcgtgtctactgaagataaaaagcatgtttgttttactaatgattcattgactgaaatgttgctttctggcacagtagaaggaacagagttgtataatgtgtgtcagattttaaagcaagagctacgtgagatgtgtcatttttatgctgatttttggttctttgataatgttttagcacctaactggttcaattaccttgcagatgttaatgagaaaaatgcagagagagaagtgttcacccagaattcttccttagtggggatggctatgtgggtgcaccagaaatgtgaaaaagccacttacag atcctaccacgtttcgccactgtccctgagtgtgctgcgtggtcccccttccggtgtgtgcgtgtggggtcggggaagggaccgaatccccaacctgaacctggctgagtaa